The following is a genomic window from Bordetella petrii.
ACGCGCGGCCTCCACGAATTCCAGCACGCCCTTGTCGCGCAGCAGGCGCGCCACCATCAGCGCGGCCACCGGCGGCGGCGGCTCGGCCAGCGCCGGATAATCGGCCAGGTCGACGCCCGAACCGCGGATCATCACGGCCTGTTCCGGGCGCGCCGCCCCCAGGCCGCACAGCACCGCGCGATCGTTGGTGTTCTGGAACACGATGCGGCTGTTGCGATGGCCCAGCGCCAGGCGGTACAGCGCGGCCACCACTTGCCGCACCAGCGCCGCGCGGGCGCCGCGCGCCACGAATACGAAACCCAGGCCGGAAATGGCCGACACCATGGCCGGCACGCGCGCCAACCGCGCCGCGATGCCGCCATACAACACGGGCTTGATGGTGACCAGATGCACCAGCGCCGGACGCAACCGGCGAAACAGGCGGTAAAGCGCCCACACCGTGCGCAGCTCCTGCAGCGGGTGCTTGCCGCTGCGTGTCATGGGAATGGCATGGTGCGCCAGGCCGTGGGCGGTGATGCGAGGCACACTGTCGCCCGCCATGGTGGCCACATGCACGTCATAGCCGGCACGCTGCGCGGCCAGCGCCAGCGGCAGCCGATGCGACAGGAAGAACGCGGGATTGTTCACCACGAACAGCAGGCGCGGAGCGGCGGCGGAAGTCATGCGCGGGCTCCGGCAATGCGGCGCCACAGGGCCTCGTAGGCCGTCACCATGTGCGCCAGGTCGAATTCCGCCAGCACGCGCGCCCGGCCCGGTGCGCCAACCGCCTCGCGGCCGCGCGCGGCGATGTCGTCCAGTGCGGCGGCCACGCCTTGCGCCAGCGCCTCGGGCTGCTCGGGCGGCACCACCGGAGCCGTCGCCCCGACTATGTGCGCCGCGTCGCCCACGTTCGTCACCACGCAGGGGGTGCCGCAAGCCAAGGCCTCGGCCACGACATTGGGAAAGCCTTCGGCGCAGCTCGACAACACATGCAGGTCCAGCGCATTCATCACGGCCGGCACGTCGTCGCTGGGGCCGGCCAGCAGAATGCGGCCTCGCAGTCCCAGGTTGTCGATCAGCGCCATCAGGTCGGCATTGCCGGGCGACATGCCGCGGCCGATCAGCACGCACTGCAGGCCGCGATCGCGCCCGCCGCGCGTCAGGGACGCTACCGCGCCCAGCAGGTTGGCGTGATCTTTCAGGGGATCCCAGCGGGCCACGCAGCCGACCAGCGGCGTGCCCTCGGCAACCTGCCACAGCTCGCGCATGCGCCGGCCAGCCGCGGCATCGGGCTGGTAGCGCGACAAATCGTAGCCGTTGGCGATCACCACCAGGCGGTCGGCGCGGTAGCCATATTGCCGGTGCCGCACGGCGGAATCGCGCGCGGCGCACACAATAGCCGCGGGCAGGCGGCCCGACAGCAAGGCGCACAGCTTTAGCACCAGGCGCGCCGAACGGCTGCTGCGTTGCAGGTGGGCGCCGGAATTGCGTATGCCCCATGCCAGCGCCCGCACGCCCGCCAGGCGCGCCGCAAGCCCGCCAATCAGGTCGGCGTGGTACATCCAGGTCTGCACCGCGTCGGGCCGCTCGCGCGCCAGCAACCGGCGCAACGCCAGGAAGCCGTCGAGCGTCAGGCGCCCGCGCGGCATGCCCAGCGCATGCACGGCAACGCCGGCGTTGCGCAAGCGCGCGCCGTACACGCCCTCATCGGTCAACGACACGATGCTGTGGCGCACGCGCTGGTCCGGGTACGTGGCCAGGCGGAACAATACCGATTCGGCGCCGCCCTGCCCCAGGCCGGTGATAACGTGTGTCACGCGCAGAATGGCCGGCAGCGTCATGCCTTGCCCCGCACCGCGTCGAACAGCGTGTCCCATTCGGCCAGCACCGCCGGCAAGGCATAGCGGCGCCGCACCGACGCGGCCGCGCGCGCGCCGAGGTCGCGCCGCAGATCGGGATCGGCCAATACGCGCCGCAGGGCCTCGCGCAGTTGTGCCTGGTCGCCCGCCGGCACCAGCACGGCGTCCTGGCCGTCGCGGGTCATTTCACGGGGGCCGCTGGGGCAGTCGAACGCCACGCAGGGCAGCCCCAACGCCATGGCTTCCAGCAGCACATTGGGAAACCCCTCGACCGCCGAGCTGAGCACGAAGGCATGGCCCCTGGCGAGTTCGTCCCAGGGCTCGCCGGTGCGCCCCGGCAACTGCACCCGCGCCTGCAGGCCTGCGGCATCGATGCGCGCCTGCAGGTCTTCGCGCAAGGGACCTTCGCCCCATATCCACAGATCCCAGTCGGAAAAATCGGCCGCCAGCCCGGCGTACGCGTCCACCAGCAAATCGAACTGCTTGGCGGGCGCCAGGCGGCCCATAGCCAGCAGGCGCCTGCGCGGCGCGGGCGACTGGGCGTCGACCAGCGGCGCTTCCAGCAACTCGGGCGGCAGCGGATTGGGAATGACCTTCAACTGCTTGATGCCCGGCACCTGGCAGGCAAAGGGCTCGACGGTATCTTCGGCCTGCACCGTCACCATGTCGGCACGTGGATAAAACAGCCGGCGCAGCGCGCGCCACACTTTGCCGGTGCTGCGCTCGGCCACCGGGTTGGTGCGCTCGCACACGATCAACGGCACGCCAAGGCCGCGCGTGGCCAGGATGGCGGCCACGTTGACGTTGGTCAGGAACGACACCACCACGTCGGGATTCTTTTCGCGGATCAGCGCTCGCAGGGCGCGCAGGCGCTGCCAGGCAGCCAGCGGCCCCGAGGCCCGCGTGCCGGCCCGGTCGGCCAGCCAGACCAGGTCCACGGCGTCGGACAGCGGATAAAAACACGTTCCCTTGGAAGAATACGTCGGCACCAGGGTCACGGTGTCGCCGCGATCGGTCCAGGCATTGACCAGCGTGGCGGCGACCCGTTCGGCGCCGCCCGCGTGCATGGAACTGACCAGCAGCAGTATCTTCATGTACCAGTATCCTGTTCGCCGGCCATGCCGGCGTGATAGCGGTCCAGCCAGGCCTGCATCATCAGCACGCCCCACAGGCGGCTGTCCCAGTTGCGGTGGCCAGACACATGTTCGCGCCATTTGCGCACAATGGGTTCGGGTTCGAACCAGCCTTCCTGCCGCAGGCGGGCCGGGTCGAGCAAGGCTTCGGCCCAGTCGCGCAGCGGCCCGCGCAGCCAGCCAGCCAGCGGCACGGCGAAGCCGCGCTTGGGGCGGTCGACCAGCGCCTGGGGCACATGGCGGTACAGCACCTGGCGCAACAGCCATTTGCCGGTATCGCCACGCACCTTGTATTCGAAAGGCAATTGCCAGGCGAACTCGTACACGCGGTGGTCCAGCAGAGGCACCCGCGTCTCCAGGCTGACCGCCATGGCGGCGCGATCGACCTTCACCAGGATGTCGTCGGGCAGGTAGGTGACCGCGTCGAGCTTCATCATCACATCGAAGGCCGTGCCGTCCATCGGCTGCTCGAACAGCGACGGCGGCTCGACGCCGCCCTTGACCACGCGGCCCGGGTCGCCCCAGTACGACACGAACAGGCGGTAGAAGTCGCCGCGCGTGTCGGCGCGCAACATCTCGCCAAACTTGGCCACCTTGCCGCGCCATGCGCCGCGGCCCGGCAGCGCGCCCGATGCGCCCAGCAGCGCGCCCAGCGCATGGCGCGCCGGGCCCGGCATGCGCTCGCACTGGCGCCACCAGTCGCGCACGCGGAAATAACGCGAATAACCGCCGAACAATTCATCGCCGCCATCGCCCGACAGCGCCACGGTAACGTGCTGGCGCGCCATACGCGTGACCAGCGAGGTGGGAATCTGCGACGAGTCGGCAAACGGCTCGTCGTACATATCGGCCAGCGTGGGCACTACGGCCAGCGCGTCATCGGCCGTGACGTAGAGTTCGGTGTGCTCGGTGCCCAGGTGCCGCGCCACCGCTTTGGCATGCTCGGCCTCGTTGTAGCCTTTTTCGTGAAAGCCGATGGCGAAGGTGCGCACCGGTTGCCGGCTTTGCGCCTGCATCAGCGCCACGATGGTCGAAGAATCGATGCCGCCCGACAGGAACGCGCCCAGGCTGACGTCCGACAGCATCTGGCCGCCCACCGCCTGCGACAACAGCGCCTCCAGCGCGTCGGCGGCCTGCGCGTCCGAGCCGAAGCTGCGCGGCGCCTGCAGACCCTGGTCGGCGGCCTGCAGGGCCGACCAGTACACGCGCGGCTGCGCCAGGCGGCGGCCGCGCATGTCGGCCTCGGAGATCTCCAGCCAGGTGCCAGGCGGCAGCTTGGCGATGCCTTCATAAATGGACTGCGGCGCGGGAATGTAGTTGTGGCGCATCAGCGAGGCCAGTGCGGCCCGGCTGAGCTCGCGCCCGAAGCCCGGAATAGGCATCAGACCTTTCAGTTCCGAGGCAAACACGAAATTGGCGCCGCTGTAGCCGTAATACAGCGGCTTCTCGCCCATGCGGTCGCGCGCCAGCGTCAGCGTGCGGCGCTGACGGTCCCATAGCGCGATGGCATACATGCCCACGGCCGCCTGCAGCGTGGCCTCGACGCCCAGCGCCGCAAAGCCCGCCAGCACGGTCTCGGTATCGGAATGCCCGCGCCAGTCCGGCGCCTGCCCGGCCTGCTCCAGACGCTCGCGCAGCGCCATGTGGTTGTAGATTTCGCCGTTGAGCACCAGCACGTAGCGCCCGCAGGCCGACACCATGGGCTGGTGTCCGGCCTCGGTAAGGTCCAGGATGGCCAGGCGCACATGGGCCAGCGCCAGGTCGGCGCCGGAGTCTTCCCATAGCCCCTGGCTGTCGGGGCCGCGATGGCGTATGCGCCGGCAGCTATCGGCCAACACTTGCGCCTTGTCTTGCAAAGGCCCCCAGATTCCGACTATTCCGCACATGATCGTGTCTTCCGCGCTTGTGTGAGTTATGCCGGGCCAGGCTTGCCAGGCCCCGGCTTGCGCACGTCGTCAAAAATTTCCTGCCACAGGCCCAACACGCGCTGGGCCGAAAACCGCTCGCGCGCGTCGATGGCGCGCGCCGACAGGGCCTGGCGGGCGGCGGCGTCGTCCATCAGCGCCGACAGCGCCGCGGCCAGGGCCGGCACATCGCCATTGGGCCGCACCAGCACGCCGTCGATGCCGTCGCGCACCACTTCGCGCGGCCCCGTATCGCAATCGAAACATACCGCGGGCAGGCCGCTGGCCAGCGATTCCAGCAATGTATTGGACAAGCCTTCGAAACGCGAGCTCAGCACGTACAGGTCGGACTCGCGGTACCAGTCGCCCACGTTGCCGACCCGCCCGGGCATCGTCACCCGCTCCTGCAGGCCGGCGGCATCGATCTGCGCCTGCAGGCGCCGCCGCTCATCGCCTTCGCCCAGGATGACCAGGTCCCAGTCGGGATGCTGGCCGGCAATCCGGGCATAGGCCTGGATCAGCAGGTCGAAGCCCTTGTCGGGGTGCAGGCGGCCCACCGCCAGCAGGCGCCGCCGCTCGCCGGCGGGCGGCGGCGGCAACATCGGTTCGCCGCTTGCCAGCGGCCAATGCACGGGGTTGGGAATAACGGCCAGCCGCGAACCGGGCACGTGGCGCGCCAGCCAGTCGGCCGTGCCGCGCGTCAGCGCCACAACCCGCGCGGCGCGCGGATAAGTCAGGCGCCGCAGGCGCTGCCACAGGCCCGACAGCGCCTGCGACGGCGGATGAGTGTGCTCGGTGGCGATGACCCGGCACGGCAGCCCGCGCGCGGCCAGCACCGCCAGCACCGAAGCGGTGGTCATCATGCCCAGCACGATGTCGGGCCGGAAGCTGCGCAGCACGCGGCGCAGGGCGCGCACACGCCGCACGTTGGCCAATATGCCGCGCAGCCCGCCGCCCGCGCCTTCCGTGTGCAGAATCTCGCGCCGCACGGCCGGATGCAGCGCGTAAGCGTCGCCCGACGCATCGGCCTGCGTCACCAGCATGACCTGCCACCCCGCCGCGGCCCAATGCGCGGTCAGGTCGGCGGCCACGCGCTCGGCGCCGCCGCCATGCAGCGAATGAATGAAGACCAGAACGCGCGGCGGGTCATGGCGCGTGTCCATCAGGGGGTCTCCCGGGGCGGGGCCGGTTCGTGGGGCCGCCAGGCCACCATGACATAGCAGGCGAACGACAGCGCGTACATCAGGCTGGTGGCCAGCATGATGCCGGCGGTGCCCATGCGCGGCGCCAGCATGGCGTTCAGCACAACCTTCAACAGGAAGTTGGCCACGGCGATCAGGGCCATGACGCGATAGCGGTTCTGGCTGGCCAGCAGCTGCACCAGAATCAGCACGCCAAAATAGAACGGCAACTGCAACAGGCCCCAGCGCAACACCTGCGCCACGGCCTGCGTGTTCTCGGCGGTGAACGCGCCGCGCTCGAACAGCACTCCCACGCCCCACGGCGCCAGTACCCAGGCCACGGCCACGGCGGCGGCGCCGGCGCCCATCATCAGCACCGACCACTTCAACGCCATGGAGCGAGCGCGCGCCGCGTCGCCGCGGCTTTGCACGTCGGCCAGCACGGGCAGCGCGGCGCGCCCCACCGATACCGCGCCAATGCCCAGCAGCAGCGACAGCAGGCGGCTGGCATAGCCCAGTGTGGCGTTGGCGTTGTCGCCCAGGTTGGCGGCGGTGTATTGGTCGAGCGGCCCGACAAAGCTCATGGCCACCTGGCCCACCAGCATGATGCCGGCCGCGCTCATAAGCTCAGGCCAGTGCGGCGAGGTCAGCGACAAGCGCGGCGCCCCCCAGAAGCCGCCATCGGCGCGGGCGGCCAGCCAGGCCAGCCACGCGGCCTGGATGGCGTAGCCCACCAGGGTGCCCCACAGCAGCGGGCCGACGTCGTCGGCCGACACTGCCGCCAGCATCACCCACGCCAGGGTGGTGACGGCCGGCATACTGTCGAGCAGTGTATTGACATGGCGCTCGTGCGCGCGCAGCCGCGCGCCGCTGATGCCCGCGATCAACAGCAGCACAGTGACGGGCACGAAGGCATAGAGCAGTTGCGTGCTCATGGCCGCCACCGGGCCCGACAAGCCGCTGCCCAGCCACTGCAGCACCCAGGGCCACGCCAGCGCCGTCAGCGCGGCAAGCACCAGGCCGCCCGCCAGCACCGCCCCCTGCAGCTCGCGCACGAACAGGTCGCGCTCGTGTCCGCCCGTGCGCCGCAGGCGCACCAGCACCGGGATCAGCACCACCCCCAGCACGCCGACAATGGTGACCGGCAGCCAGTTGGCCATGGTCATGGTGAACTGGTAGGCATCGACGGCGTCGCTGATGCCGTACCGGTACGCCACGGCCATTTCTTTTATGGCGCCGGCGGCCTTGCCCAGCACCAGGAAGACCGCGACCCGGAATGCCCCCCTGAAAATGCGCTGGTGGTCGGGGTGGATCGCGTTGAGCCTGCGGATGAGCGCTTTCAATGTTGCCTTGGGCAGAGACGATTCAACGCAGGAACCGGATATACCAGGGCATGGCGGTTTGCAGCCCGCGCAGGATGTCGTAGGCCGGCTGGTAGCCCAGCAGCTTACCCCCCTTGGCTATGTCGGCCTGCGAATGGCGCACGTCGCCCGCGCGGAAATCGGCATATACCGGCGGTTTGTCGTAGCGCACGCCCTCGCCGCCCAGCGTCTGGGCCAGGAACTTGTACAGCTGGTTGAGCGTGGTGCGGCCGCCGTACGCCACGTTGTAGACCTGGTTCACGCCCTCTTCGGGGGCCAGCGCGCCCAGCAGGTTCGCCTGTACCGCGTTTTCAACAAAGCAGAAATCGCGGCTGGTTTCGCCGTCGCCATTGATGACCACGTCGTCGCCGCGGATCATGGCGGCCGTCCATTTGGGGATCACCGCCGCGTAGGCGCCTTCCGGGTCCTGGCGCTTGCCGAACACGTTGAAGTAGCGCAACCCCACGCTGGCCAGGCCGTACGAACGCGCGAACACGTCGGCGTAGAGCTCGTTGACGTACTTGGTCACGGCGTACGGCGACAGCGGCTTGCCGATGGTGTCTTCGACCTTGGGCAGCCCGGGATGGTCGCCGTAGGTGGAGCTGGACGCGGCATAGACGAAGGTCTTGACCTTGGCGTCGCGCGCGGCCACCAACATGTTCAGGAAGCCGCCGATATTGACATCGTTGGTGGTGATCGGGTCGTTCAGCGAGCGCGGCACCGAGCCCAGCGCGGCCTGGTGCAGCACGTGGTCGACGCCTTCGGCGGCCCGCTGGCACGCAGCCAGGTCGCGGATATCGCCTTCCACGAAGGTAAAGCGCGCCCACTGGGCAGGCTCGACCGAATTGCGGACTTCATCCAGGTTGTGCCGGTGCCCGGTGGCGAAGTTGTCCAGGCCCACCACGGTCTGGTCGAGCTTGAGCAGGGTTTCAAGCAGGTTCGACCCGATGAATCCGGCGCAGCCGGTCACCAGCCACTTGCGGGGCGCCTGGCGCAGTTCCTGCTGGATGCGTTGGTAGCGATCGGTCATGCAAACTCCTTACAGGCGCAGGTCGGATTCGTCGGACGACAGCACGTACTTCAGGTCGTACAGCACGTGTTGGGCCTTGCCCAGCTTGCGGATCGCGGCCGCGCCCATTTCTACGAACTGGTGATGCGAAACCGCCAGGATGATGGCGTCGTACTTGCCGGCCTCGGGCTGGGCCACCGGCGTAATGTCGTATTCGTGGCGGGCCTCTTCAGGGTCGACCCAGGGGTCGTAGACATCCACGTCGACGTTGTATTCGCCCAGCTCGTTCACGATGTCCACCACCCGCGTATTGCGCAGGTCGGGGCAGTTTTCCTTGAAGGTCAGGCCCATGACCAGCACGCGCGCGCCCTGCACGTGGATGCGCTGCTTGGTCATGCACTTCACCAGCTGCGACACCACATAGCTGCCCATGGAGTCGTTCAGGCGGCGGCCCGCCAGGATGATTTCGGGGTGATAGCCGATGGCCTGCGCCTTGTGGGTCAGGTAGTAGGGATCGACGCCAATGCAGTGCCCGCCCACCAGGCCGGGGCGGAACGGCAGGAAGTTCCACTTGGTTCCGGCCGCCTGCAGCACGGCTTCGGTATCGATACCCATCTTGTTGAAGATCAGGGCCAGCTCGTTGATGAGCGCGATGTTCACGTCGCGCTGCGTGTTCTCGATGACCTTGGCGGCCTCGGCCACGCGGATGCTCGACGCCTTGTGGGTGCCGGCCGTGATGATTTCGTTGTACAGCGTATCGACCAGGTCGGCGACTTCGGGCGTCGAGCCCGAGGTGACCTTCTTGATGGTATTGACGCGGTGCGCCTTGTCGCCCGGATTGATGCGCTCGGGGCTGTAGCCGGCGTAGAAATCTTCGTTGAACTTCAGGCCCGAAACGCGCTCGAGCACCGGCACGCAGTCTTCTTCAGTGGCGCCCGGATACACGGTGGACTCGTAGATGACGATGTCGCCGCGCTTGAGCACCGCGCCGATGGTCTCGCTGGCCTTGACCAGCGGCGTCAGGTCGGGTTGCTTGTAGTCGTCGATGGGCGTGGGCACGGTAACGATGTACACGTTGGCCTTGGCCAATTCGGCGCGGTCGGCGGTGTAGGTCAGGTGCTTGGCTTCGGCCAGCTCCGCGTCGTCGACCTCCAGCGTGTGGTCATGCCCCGCCTTCAGGGCGTCGATGCGCTTGACGTTGATGTCGAAACCGATCACCGGACGCTTCTTGCCGAACTCCACGGCCAGTGGCAGCCCGACATAACCGAGTCCGACCACGGCAAGTTTTACCTCATCGATACGCAAGATAGCTCTCCCTTTGCCGCGTTGAACTCACGGCACTTGAAATAAGGAACAGGGGAATTGTAACGACGGCCCCTCGACCCGTCGCGGGGCCTTCCGAACAGGATTGTCAGTGGGTGCGCGGCAACAGCAACCAACCCGGCCGGCGCCATGACACCAGCCGCACATACAGCCAGATGTACGCCGCGGCGAACACCAGCAGGCTCAGGGTGAGGATCCAGGGGTTGTCCCACCAGATCGTGGCCGGCACCAGGCCGATCAGCGCCAGCACCCACATATAGGGCGAGGCCAGCGCATTGCACAGCGCCGGCACCGCATGGCGGCGGCCGCGGCTGAAGGTGACGCGCACCAGCCGCCGGAACACCAGTTGGTGCAAGTGCAGGGCATCGGGCTGGTCGACCGGCACGCCGCGCTTGAAGCGGCGCCGCCAGATGGAAAATCCGGTTTCGAAAACGGGGTAGAACAGCACCGCGAGCGCGTAGAACGGCGACACCGACGGATTGCGCACCACCAGCAGCACCGCCAGTTCGGCCAGCATGAAGCCCAGGAAATACGCGCCGCCGTCGCCCAGGAACACGCGGCCGAACGGGAAATTCCAGACCAGGAAGCCCAGGGTGGCCGACGCCAGCGCGGCAGCGATCATGGAAATAGGCATGTCGCCCACCTGCAGCGCCACCAGCGCGATAGACACGGCCATCAGCGTGGCCACCATACCCGCCAGGCCGTTCATGCCATCGACGATGTTCAGGGCGTGCGTACAGCCGCCCACCGCGAACATGGTGAACAGCAGCGAAATGGGCCAGAACGCCAGCACCCAGTCGACCGGGCCGATGCCCACGCGGCTGACGCCGCCCAGCAGCCACCACGCAATGGCGGCCGACAGAAAGGCGGCGAGCAGGCGCTTGCTGGCGCCGATGTCTTTGGTAATGTCTTCGAGCAGGCCGGCCACGAACACCGGCAGCACGGCCACGAACAACGCCGGCCACAGCCAGGTAAGGGTCATGTTGCTGGGGCCCAGCACCAGCAGGCCCGCCAGCGAGCCGGCCAGCACGGCCAGCCCGCCCACACGAGGCGTGGCGCGCGTATGCGAGGCTTGGGGCTTGCTGAGGTCGCTGTCGCCGGTGAAGGCGCCATGCCAACGTTCGGACGCCACGATGAGTCCCCCCACCATGAACGCCACCACGCAGATGTACAGCCAGGTCACGGAAGCACCTTAGTTGGGTGATTTTTCATGAAGCACATCATTATCGAGAGCGCGTGTAACGGCCTTATATGCGAGACCTGTACAAGTGCAAGCCTGCCCCACAGAACGTAACCAGAGGCCTGGCCACCCGCCCGCACTGGCGTGCGCAGAAAATCATTGTAATTCTTTCCGCGCCGTCGCAAGGGGCATTTTTAAGGGTAAACACTAGGACAACCTGCCCCTTGGAATCGAGCCGACCGGCCTGCGCCTTAAATATCAGGGACGCATGGCGTTCATGCCAAAAAAAAGCCCGAGATCTTGCGATCTCGGGCTAAATCCACCAAAGGAGGAGGGTGGAGGAGACAACCGGGGCATGTTGGGGTGAACACTGCTTCAGGTTCTACCGC
Proteins encoded in this region:
- a CDS encoding glycosyltransferase family 4 protein → MTSAAAPRLLFVVNNPAFFLSHRLPLALAAQRAGYDVHVATMAGDSVPRITAHGLAHHAIPMTRSGKHPLQELRTVWALYRLFRRLRPALVHLVTIKPVLYGGIAARLARVPAMVSAISGLGFVFVARGARAALVRQVVAALYRLALGHRNSRIVFQNTNDRAVLCGLGAARPEQAVMIRGSGVDLADYPALAEPPPPVAALMVARLLRDKGVLEFVEAARLLRSRGAAVRMLLAGGVDPGNPASVSQADVDGWRREGCIEALGERSDIAALYAASHIAVLPSYREGLPRSLIEAAACGRAVVTTDVPGCRDAIEPGETGLLVPPRDAAALADAIERLAADAALRQQMGQAGRRLAEREFDVDDVCRQHLDIYRGLLLAMRQP
- a CDS encoding glycosyltransferase family 4 protein — encoded protein: MPAILRVTHVITGLGQGGAESVLFRLATYPDQRVRHSIVSLTDEGVYGARLRNAGVAVHALGMPRGRLTLDGFLALRRLLARERPDAVQTWMYHADLIGGLAARLAGVRALAWGIRNSGAHLQRSSRSARLVLKLCALLSGRLPAAIVCAARDSAVRHRQYGYRADRLVVIANGYDLSRYQPDAAAGRRMRELWQVAEGTPLVGCVARWDPLKDHANLLGAVASLTRGGRDRGLQCVLIGRGMSPGNADLMALIDNLGLRGRILLAGPSDDVPAVMNALDLHVLSSCAEGFPNVVAEALACGTPCVVTNVGDAAHIVGATAPVVPPEQPEALAQGVAAALDDIAARGREAVGAPGRARVLAEFDLAHMVTAYEALWRRIAGARA
- a CDS encoding glycosyltransferase family 4 protein yields the protein MKILLLVSSMHAGGAERVAATLVNAWTDRGDTVTLVPTYSSKGTCFYPLSDAVDLVWLADRAGTRASGPLAAWQRLRALRALIREKNPDVVVSFLTNVNVAAILATRGLGVPLIVCERTNPVAERSTGKVWRALRRLFYPRADMVTVQAEDTVEPFACQVPGIKQLKVIPNPLPPELLEAPLVDAQSPAPRRRLLAMGRLAPAKQFDLLVDAYAGLAADFSDWDLWIWGEGPLREDLQARIDAAGLQARVQLPGRTGEPWDELARGHAFVLSSAVEGFPNVLLEAMALGLPCVAFDCPSGPREMTRDGQDAVLVPAGDQAQLREALRRVLADPDLRRDLGARAAASVRRRYALPAVLAEWDTLFDAVRGKA
- the asnB gene encoding asparagine synthase (glutamine-hydrolyzing), whose amino-acid sequence is MCGIVGIWGPLQDKAQVLADSCRRIRHRGPDSQGLWEDSGADLALAHVRLAILDLTEAGHQPMVSACGRYVLVLNGEIYNHMALRERLEQAGQAPDWRGHSDTETVLAGFAALGVEATLQAAVGMYAIALWDRQRRTLTLARDRMGEKPLYYGYSGANFVFASELKGLMPIPGFGRELSRAALASLMRHNYIPAPQSIYEGIAKLPPGTWLEISEADMRGRRLAQPRVYWSALQAADQGLQAPRSFGSDAQAADALEALLSQAVGGQMLSDVSLGAFLSGGIDSSTIVALMQAQSRQPVRTFAIGFHEKGYNEAEHAKAVARHLGTEHTELYVTADDALAVVPTLADMYDEPFADSSQIPTSLVTRMARQHVTVALSGDGGDELFGGYSRYFRVRDWWRQCERMPGPARHALGALLGASGALPGRGAWRGKVAKFGEMLRADTRGDFYRLFVSYWGDPGRVVKGGVEPPSLFEQPMDGTAFDVMMKLDAVTYLPDDILVKVDRAAMAVSLETRVPLLDHRVYEFAWQLPFEYKVRGDTGKWLLRQVLYRHVPQALVDRPKRGFAVPLAGWLRGPLRDWAEALLDPARLRQEGWFEPEPIVRKWREHVSGHRNWDSRLWGVLMMQAWLDRYHAGMAGEQDTGT
- a CDS encoding glycosyltransferase family 4 protein; translated protein: MDTRHDPPRVLVFIHSLHGGGAERVAADLTAHWAAAGWQVMLVTQADASGDAYALHPAVRREILHTEGAGGGLRGILANVRRVRALRRVLRSFRPDIVLGMMTTASVLAVLAARGLPCRVIATEHTHPPSQALSGLWQRLRRLTYPRAARVVALTRGTADWLARHVPGSRLAVIPNPVHWPLASGEPMLPPPPAGERRRLLAVGRLHPDKGFDLLIQAYARIAGQHPDWDLVILGEGDERRRLQAQIDAAGLQERVTMPGRVGNVGDWYRESDLYVLSSRFEGLSNTLLESLASGLPAVCFDCDTGPREVVRDGIDGVLVRPNGDVPALAAALSALMDDAAARQALSARAIDARERFSAQRVLGLWQEIFDDVRKPGPGKPGPA
- the murJ gene encoding murein biosynthesis integral membrane protein MurJ; protein product: MKALIRRLNAIHPDHQRIFRGAFRVAVFLVLGKAAGAIKEMAVAYRYGISDAVDAYQFTMTMANWLPVTIVGVLGVVLIPVLVRLRRTGGHERDLFVRELQGAVLAGGLVLAALTALAWPWVLQWLGSGLSGPVAAMSTQLLYAFVPVTVLLLIAGISGARLRAHERHVNTLLDSMPAVTTLAWVMLAAVSADDVGPLLWGTLVGYAIQAAWLAWLAARADGGFWGAPRLSLTSPHWPELMSAAGIMLVGQVAMSFVGPLDQYTAANLGDNANATLGYASRLLSLLLGIGAVSVGRAALPVLADVQSRGDAARARSMALKWSVLMMGAGAAAVAVAWVLAPWGVGVLFERGAFTAENTQAVAQVLRWGLLQLPFYFGVLILVQLLASQNRYRVMALIAVANFLLKVVLNAMLAPRMGTAGIMLATSLMYALSFACYVMVAWRPHEPAPPRETP
- a CDS encoding SDR family oxidoreductase; this translates as MTDRYQRIQQELRQAPRKWLVTGCAGFIGSNLLETLLKLDQTVVGLDNFATGHRHNLDEVRNSVEPAQWARFTFVEGDIRDLAACQRAAEGVDHVLHQAALGSVPRSLNDPITTNDVNIGGFLNMLVAARDAKVKTFVYAASSSTYGDHPGLPKVEDTIGKPLSPYAVTKYVNELYADVFARSYGLASVGLRYFNVFGKRQDPEGAYAAVIPKWTAAMIRGDDVVINGDGETSRDFCFVENAVQANLLGALAPEEGVNQVYNVAYGGRTTLNQLYKFLAQTLGGEGVRYDKPPVYADFRAGDVRHSQADIAKGGKLLGYQPAYDILRGLQTAMPWYIRFLR
- the tviB gene encoding Vi polysaccharide biosynthesis UDP-N-acetylglucosamine C-6 dehydrogenase TviB produces the protein MRIDEVKLAVVGLGYVGLPLAVEFGKKRPVIGFDINVKRIDALKAGHDHTLEVDDAELAEAKHLTYTADRAELAKANVYIVTVPTPIDDYKQPDLTPLVKASETIGAVLKRGDIVIYESTVYPGATEEDCVPVLERVSGLKFNEDFYAGYSPERINPGDKAHRVNTIKKVTSGSTPEVADLVDTLYNEIITAGTHKASSIRVAEAAKVIENTQRDVNIALINELALIFNKMGIDTEAVLQAAGTKWNFLPFRPGLVGGHCIGVDPYYLTHKAQAIGYHPEIILAGRRLNDSMGSYVVSQLVKCMTKQRIHVQGARVLVMGLTFKENCPDLRNTRVVDIVNELGEYNVDVDVYDPWVDPEEARHEYDITPVAQPEAGKYDAIILAVSHHQFVEMGAAAIRKLGKAQHVLYDLKYVLSSDESDLRL
- a CDS encoding MraY family glycosyltransferase, translated to MTWLYICVVAFMVGGLIVASERWHGAFTGDSDLSKPQASHTRATPRVGGLAVLAGSLAGLLVLGPSNMTLTWLWPALFVAVLPVFVAGLLEDITKDIGASKRLLAAFLSAAIAWWLLGGVSRVGIGPVDWVLAFWPISLLFTMFAVGGCTHALNIVDGMNGLAGMVATLMAVSIALVALQVGDMPISMIAAALASATLGFLVWNFPFGRVFLGDGGAYFLGFMLAELAVLLVVRNPSVSPFYALAVLFYPVFETGFSIWRRRFKRGVPVDQPDALHLHQLVFRRLVRVTFSRGRRHAVPALCNALASPYMWVLALIGLVPATIWWDNPWILTLSLLVFAAAYIWLYVRLVSWRRPGWLLLPRTH